Genomic window (Chryseobacterium sp. H1D6B):
CTTTAAAATTAAGTCCGTCTTTAGAATATGCTAAATAAAGACTTTCAGCCGTATATTTTCTCACTTCGCCTGCGGCAATGCATAAAAAGTAATACCCATCTACATAAGTTGCCTGTATATGCCATGGTGCATATTCTGAATTCACCTTCGCCCAAGGTTTATTGATAAAATTAACAACCTTGCTTTGTTTAAAGTTCGAAAAATCTAAACCATTATTTGATGTCCTGCTGATAATATAAGAAGGATCGTTTCCTGGGAAATTTGCGCTGATATTATTTTCAACTTCATAGCTTACATATCCCTGCCCATTATAAACAATACTGGGTGAAATAATATGATTATTTTTAGGAGAATAAGGAGCATCACTTGTGTAAACAGCTTCTAAAGGAGTCCAGTATATTCCATCTGTAGAAGTCTGTCTTACGATTGTCCTTTGAGAATTTTTTACTAATTTTCTTGAATTATTCTGACTTTTAGCTCCTCTCCTTCTCAAAGTAGCCGCTCTTATAAAACTTCCTCGATAATATAATGAGAATTTCCCATTTTCATAGGTCCAGTCTACATCTGACCAGAAACCCTGCTTGGGTTCGTTAAGTTTTTCTGGAAAACTTTCATTAAGCGAAGGAGCTCTCTGTAAAGGTCCTGCAACTCCGTTTGGACTACTCCAGTTTAGACCATCATTGGACACAACGATTGTTGGGTTTTCATATCTCTCGGAGACTCCGCCATTTCCTATTGCTCCGAAGTAAGGAGTAAAGACCATCCAATATTTATACCCGTTAAATCCATTAGGGAAATATTGTACATCGGGATGGCAGTAGCCAAAATTAGGGGCATTAATACCTTTTATAAAAGCAGGATTATTTTTCCCCTGATAGTTTCCGTTAGCCGTTACATTAATATTAAGTGTACCCAGATCTGTAAAATAATCTATTAAACCTGCATATTCCTTTTTATTATCAGGCGTAGCAGTTACATTTTCAGCAAATAAGCTTTCTTCCTGCTGTGAGCAGGAAACCGTAAAAATTATAAGCATAAATAATAAAATATTCAGCTTACTGATATGATGAGACATCCTTAGTGTGTGTTATTATTTATTGTCTATCATCCTCAATCCTTACGATATTATCTTCTCCGAAATAAATTCCTGTCTGTACTTCAATAAAAACAACAGGTTTTTCGGATAGATTCATCATGCGGTGTTTTGATCCTAGAGGAATAAAAATACTTTCGCCGTAAGCTAACTTAATTTCTTTATCATCAAGAACAACAGAGGCGTCACCTTCGATAATTGTCCATTGTTCCTGTCTTTTGTGATGATATTGATAAGACAGCTTCTGACCAGGATTTACTTCGATTCTTTTTAATTTGTAGCTGGGTACGTAATATTTCCCCCAAGGTCTTTCACCTACTTCTAACATAACTTTTAAATTGTAAATTATTGCAAATGTAAAAATTAAGATTACAAAAGCCTATAATAAATAATAGATTAATTTTTATTAACATTAAAAATATTTCATTATACAGTGATAAAAAAAATAATTTTATTATATTCGCATTCCTAAAAAAATATATGAAAAACATTTTTAAAATCTCCTCTTTAGCTTTATTAACTTTAGCAACATATTCTTGCTCAACAGATAATGATATGACATCAGAAGAGCCGGTTACATTGAACTCAAAAAATATGAACAGCCAGCAAAAAATTGGTGTAATAAAAACTGAAGTTCTTGCTGAAAGTAATAAAATATCCAGTCTTAATATGGGCGGGTCATTAGTTTTAAACTATGGTAATGTAAATCTTCATCTGGATCTTCAGCAAGATTCTAATTTAGTATTATATGCAAGTCCGATATATTGGGTTGGGCCTCCGCCTAATCCTGTAAAATGGGCAACAAATACAATCTATCCGGTAGGAGCAAATATTCCTTTTCTCAGCGCACAAACTGACGGCAATTTAGTTTTATACAAATCTGCACCATATAACGCAGGAAATTCTATCTGGGCAACTAACACAGCAGCAGGAAATGTGGCTGATGCTAAATTCAAATTGCAGCTTCTTAAAAAGATCAATGCATTAAATTCTGGATCACCAAAATATTATGTAGCTTTCATTCTTGAAGGTTTCGGTGTAGACAGACAGGAAATAACAATAAATGAAATAACTGATATTTATTAAAAATATTCCATCCAATCAAGCGCTATCCAAAAAAGGACAGCGCCTTTTTTTATCTTTTAATTCCATTGAATTTTAAAATGAATTTGATAAAATAATTCATCTTACGGGTTACTTCAAATCGTTTTAAGTAAATTTGCATCAAAATTTTAATTGAAATGGAGAAAGTAAGAGTCCGTTTTGCTCCAAGTCCTACTGGACCTCTGCATTTGGGAGGAGTAAGAACCGCATTATATGATTATCTTTTTGCTAAAAATCAAGGCGGTGAATTCGTATTAAGAATTGAGGACACCGATACAGCAAGATATGTAGAAGGAGCTGAAGACTATATTGAAGAAGCTTTAGAATGGTGCGGCATCATTCCGGATGAAAGTCCAAAAAAGGGAGGAAAATTTGCTCCTTACAGACAATCTGAAAGACGAGATATCTATGACAGATACACAGAACAGATCTTAAAAACAGATTACGCTTACCTAGCTTTTGATACTCCTGAAGAGCTAGATCAAATTCGTGCTGAATTTGAGGCTAAAGGCGACGTTTTTTCTTATGATAACAAAACCAGAAACCGTTTAAAAAACAGTCTTGTCCTTTCTGAAGATGAGGTACAAGAACTGCTGCTTAATAAAACACCTTATGTGGTAAGGTTTAAAATGCCCGTTGACAGAGTTTTAAATCTTGAAGATATCATCCGCGGCAAATCCTCTGTAAATACAAACACTTTAGATGATAAAGTTTTAGTGAAAAATGACGGAATGCCTACTTATCACTTCGCTAATATCATTGATGATCATGAAATGGAAATTTCACACGTTATCCGTGGTGAAGAATGGCTGCCTTCTTTAGGTTTACATATTTTATTATATGAAGCAATGGCTTGGGAAGCACCTCAATTTGCACACCTTTCTTTGATCCTAAAACCAGAAGGAAAAGGAAAATTAAGCAAAAGAGATGGAGACAAATTTGGTTTCCCTGTATTCCCGCTGGACTTTAAAGATCCTGAAACAGGAAATATCTCTAAAGGATATAGAGAAAACGGCTATCTTCCTGATGCATTCATCAATATGGTTGCCCTGTTGGGATGGTCTCCGGCTGATGACAAGGAAATCCTTCCTTTAGAAGAGATGATCAAAGAATTTGATCTTCATAAAGTTCATAAAGCAGGCGCCAGGTTCAGTAAAGAAAAATCAGAATGGTTCAACCACCAGTATATTCAATTGAAATCTGATGAAGAACTTCTTGCAATTTTAAAAAATACTTCTGGAATTGATTTAAAAAATATCTCGGATGAGAAATTATTGAAAATCATTCATTTAATGAAAGAAAGAGCAACTTTCCCGAAAGACCTCTATGAAAATGGGAAGTTTTTCTTTGAAACACCACTCTCTTATGACGAAAAAGCATCGAAAAAAGCTTGGAATGATGAGACTTCGGAAATTTTAAAAGAACTTTCTTCAGCATTAGAAGCTGCTAATTTCAATGCTGAAACCTTAAAGCAAACAGTCCACGATTTCGCAGAAAACAAAGGTTTGGGAATGGGTAAAGTAATGATGCCGTTACGTTTAGCTTTAGTGGGAGAACTGAAAGGACCAGACGTTCCAGACATTCTGGAACTTCTTGGAAAAGAGGAAAGTATTGCACGAATAAACAATGCTATAAATAATTTTAAATAGAATTTCATAATTTTTCATAAATTTGAAAGATTTAATTTACTTCAAGAAATGGAATATTTAAGTTTCGAACTTCCTATAAAAGAATTAATGGATCAATACCAAACATGTTCTTTAGTAGGAGAAGAAAGTGGTGTTGATGTAAAATTAGCATGCAGCCAGATTGAGGACAAAATCATAGAAAAGAAAAAAGAGATCTATGGAAACCTTACCCCTTGGCAGAGAGTACAGCTATCACGTCATCCGAATCGTCCCTATACATTAGATTATATCAACGGTATGGTAGACAAAGGAAGTTTCCTTGAACTTCACGGAGACAGAAATTTTGCTGATGATCCAGCTATGATAGGCGGTTTAGCAACCCTTGACGGCCAAAAAGTGATGATCATAGGAACGCAGAAAGGAAGAACAACTAAAGAAAGACAATACAGAAGATTCGGTATGCCGAATCCTGAAGGATACAGAAAGGCTCTAAGGCTTATGAAGCTGGCGGAAAAATTCAATATCCCTATTGTGACTTTAGTGGATACACCAGGGGCATATCCAGGATTGGAAGCTGAAGAAAGAGGGCAGGGTGAAGCTATTGCAAGAAATATTTTTGAAATGGTACAGCTGAAAACTCCTATTTTCACTTACATTATTGGTGAAGGAGCAAGTGGCGGTGCTTTAGGAATCGGTGTCGGCAACAAAGTATATATGCTTGAAAACACTTGGTACACAGTAATTGCACCTGAGAGCTGTTCTTCAATATTATGGAGAAATTGGGACCACAAGGAAGATGCGGCAAACGCGCTGAATCTTACCCCAAAAGATGCCTTAAGAGAGAAGTTCATTGACGGCATTATTGAGGAACCTCTTGGCGGAGCACAATATGAGCCTGAAACCGCTTTTTTACATTTGAAAAATTCAATTTTACAAAATATTAAAGCTTTTTCTAAATTCACAGGAAAAGAACTTGAAACCCAGAGACAGGAGAAATTCATTGCGATGGGACAGTTTAAAGGATAAAAATAAAAAAAGGTTAAGAGAATTTCTTAACCTTTTTTATTTAACAATTTTAATCTTCTTGAACATTAAGCTCAATTTCAATATCTTTATTTATCTTTTTCAATGAAGAATATTTGGCATCACATACCATCGTTGTCAAAATATATTCTCCTTTATCGATCATAATATAATTCTGGCTTTTCGCAGGCACATCAAGATTGTAGTATTTTTTTCCGCTTATTTTTACAATTAAATTACACTTGGATCTGTTTTTAATGTTAATGTACGCTTCTTTATCTGATGGATCATTATTAAACATATGAGTGAGCATCGCTGCGGTTTTTTTATTTTTTTCGCTCGGCTCAGCTTTTTCATTCGTTTTATTGACACTTGCAAAGCTAACATCTTTCTTGAGAGATGAAGCTATTTCAGATTTTGATGCAG
Coding sequences:
- a CDS encoding phosphomannose isomerase type II C-terminal cupin domain; the protein is MLEVGERPWGKYYVPSYKLKRIEVNPGQKLSYQYHHKRQEQWTIIEGDASVVLDDKEIKLAYGESIFIPLGSKHRMMNLSEKPVVFIEVQTGIYFGEDNIVRIEDDRQ
- a CDS encoding acetyl-CoA carboxylase carboxyltransferase subunit alpha, which encodes MEYLSFELPIKELMDQYQTCSLVGEESGVDVKLACSQIEDKIIEKKKEIYGNLTPWQRVQLSRHPNRPYTLDYINGMVDKGSFLELHGDRNFADDPAMIGGLATLDGQKVMIIGTQKGRTTKERQYRRFGMPNPEGYRKALRLMKLAEKFNIPIVTLVDTPGAYPGLEAEERGQGEAIARNIFEMVQLKTPIFTYIIGEGASGGALGIGVGNKVYMLENTWYTVIAPESCSSILWRNWDHKEDAANALNLTPKDALREKFIDGIIEEPLGGAQYEPETAFLHLKNSILQNIKAFSKFTGKELETQRQEKFIAMGQFKG
- the gltX gene encoding glutamate--tRNA ligase, with the translated sequence MEKVRVRFAPSPTGPLHLGGVRTALYDYLFAKNQGGEFVLRIEDTDTARYVEGAEDYIEEALEWCGIIPDESPKKGGKFAPYRQSERRDIYDRYTEQILKTDYAYLAFDTPEELDQIRAEFEAKGDVFSYDNKTRNRLKNSLVLSEDEVQELLLNKTPYVVRFKMPVDRVLNLEDIIRGKSSVNTNTLDDKVLVKNDGMPTYHFANIIDDHEMEISHVIRGEEWLPSLGLHILLYEAMAWEAPQFAHLSLILKPEGKGKLSKRDGDKFGFPVFPLDFKDPETGNISKGYRENGYLPDAFINMVALLGWSPADDKEILPLEEMIKEFDLHKVHKAGARFSKEKSEWFNHQYIQLKSDEELLAILKNTSGIDLKNISDEKLLKIIHLMKERATFPKDLYENGKFFFETPLSYDEKASKKAWNDETSEILKELSSALEAANFNAETLKQTVHDFAENKGLGMGKVMMPLRLALVGELKGPDVPDILELLGKEESIARINNAINNFK
- a CDS encoding DUF6759 domain-containing protein, coding for MKKIFLLLFLCIFTLGFSQKKKKTRSKAVVEKETVIIYTETDAENSKEARVIAGFIKQNPDHVRKEYFKRKLMEIIMANNSPEAKPTITPMSKEKVAKITGNNELNKSKTPMTPTASKSEIASSLKKDVSFASVNKTNEKAEPSEKNKKTAAMLTHMFNNDPSDKEAYINIKNRSKCNLIVKISGKKYYNLDVPAKSQNYIMIDKGEYILTTMVCDAKYSSLKKINKDIEIELNVQED